Proteins encoded by one window of bacterium:
- a CDS encoding NADH-quinone oxidoreductase subunit I yields the protein MAEIAVRAWDAVVGLATGLRVTLRALGAKKNTVQYPIERLDVSPNWHGLLALPLDPATGKDKCIICFQCERVCPDRCIHIEAVGKGKERQLTRFDIEMDKCCYCALCVEVCPTEAIVFVPCYEASARDRSRLLYDLDDLHRSDSKEPVARGIFSVGGRS from the coding sequence ATGGCAGAAATCGCGGTACGCGCGTGGGATGCGGTGGTCGGTCTGGCAACCGGGCTGCGGGTAACGCTGCGGGCCCTGGGAGCCAAGAAGAACACCGTGCAGTATCCGATCGAGAGACTTGACGTTTCCCCGAACTGGCACGGTCTCCTGGCCCTGCCGCTGGATCCCGCGACGGGAAAGGACAAGTGCATCATCTGCTTCCAGTGCGAGCGCGTCTGTCCCGATCGGTGCATCCACATCGAGGCGGTAGGCAAGGGAAAGGAGCGCCAGCTCACCCGCTTTGACATCGAGATGGACAAGTGCTGTTACTGTGCTCTGTGCGTCGAGGTCTGCCCGACCGAGGCGATCGTGTTCGTGCCGTGCTACGAGGCCAGCGCGCGGGATCGGAGCAGACTGCTCTACGATCTCGATGATCTCCATCGGTCGGACTCCAAGGAGCCGGTTGCGCGCGGGATATTCTCGGTGGGAGGACGTTCGTGA
- a CDS encoding NADH-quinone oxidoreductase subunit C, whose amino-acid sequence MSWELVEHLKARFPEVEPFPRGEPSPAEEPPAHKHDAAKAPVHHVPGAVVPAGRLMEICRVVRDEAPFLLDYCSLVTGVDRPEAGQIEVVYHLFSMTAHHELLLKVRVPRDDPRLPSVRGIWSAANWHEREAYDLFGIVFDGHPDLRRIMMAEDWVGYPLRKDYVYEDPQWLVDMVEQRRREAGLS is encoded by the coding sequence GTGAGCTGGGAGCTCGTCGAGCATCTGAAGGCCCGCTTTCCCGAGGTGGAGCCCTTCCCGCGCGGGGAACCGTCCCCGGCGGAGGAGCCCCCGGCGCACAAGCACGACGCCGCGAAGGCGCCGGTCCACCATGTGCCGGGTGCAGTGGTGCCCGCGGGGCGTCTGATGGAGATCTGCCGCGTGGTGCGGGACGAGGCGCCGTTCCTGCTGGACTACTGCTCGCTCGTGACCGGCGTGGACCGTCCCGAGGCCGGGCAGATCGAGGTGGTCTACCATCTCTTCTCGATGACCGCTCATCACGAGCTGCTGCTGAAGGTAAGGGTACCGCGCGACGACCCTCGCCTGCCCAGCGTCAGAGGAATCTGGAGCGCGGCAAACTGGCACGAGCGGGAAGCCTACGACCTTTTCGGGATCGTATTTGACGGCCATCCCGACCTCCGGCGGATTATGATGGCCGAAGACTGGGTCGGGTACCCATTGCGCAAGGACTATGTCTACGAGGATCCGCAGTGGCTGGTGGATATGGTAGAACAGCGCCGGCGCGAGGCCGGTTTGTCCTGA
- a CDS encoding molybdopterin-dependent oxidoreductase gives MAGGYGRTAPARGRFVLNRREFLSTLGLAAAALAGAEGLIVRSSLTRVQAAAAAQLLEVTPTDKFFVISKNPLGRDPRVGVEGWALEITGLVGRPIRLTYEQIRAMPHVVRHHTLECISNNVGGNLIGNALWRGVRFRDLIASAGGVGAGAIRFALRCADGYSEGLPVVEAMHPDAMLAYEMNGQRLSPSHGFPVRLLVPGLYGMKNTKWLTKIEAVSTQFTGYWQASGWSDEAVVKTTSMFRLPGQRPVRVGGVELGGVAYAGDRGIAEVQVSTNGGRTWARAEVKKPLGPHTWVLWAALWRPTRPGEYALQVRARDAGGVMQTAVEAPPAPDGASGYHAVRVRVNPT, from the coding sequence GTGGCTGGTGGATATGGTAGAACAGCGCCGGCGCGAGGCCGGTTTGTCCTGAACCGCCGCGAGTTCCTCTCCACGCTGGGTCTGGCAGCCGCGGCCCTGGCCGGGGCAGAGGGGTTGATCGTGCGTTCCTCCCTCACCCGGGTGCAGGCCGCAGCCGCGGCGCAGTTACTCGAGGTAACGCCCACCGACAAATTCTTCGTCATCAGCAAGAACCCGCTCGGTCGCGATCCCAGGGTCGGTGTTGAGGGATGGGCCCTGGAGATCACGGGACTGGTCGGCAGGCCCATCAGGCTGACCTACGAGCAAATCCGCGCGATGCCCCATGTTGTCCGGCACCATACCCTGGAGTGCATCAGCAACAACGTCGGCGGCAATCTCATCGGCAACGCGCTGTGGCGCGGCGTCCGGTTCCGCGACCTGATAGCCTCCGCCGGTGGGGTGGGCGCCGGGGCCATCAGGTTTGCGCTGCGCTGCGCGGACGGATACAGTGAAGGCCTTCCGGTCGTGGAGGCGATGCATCCTGATGCGATGCTCGCGTACGAGATGAACGGCCAACGGTTGTCCCCCTCGCACGGATTCCCGGTCCGGCTGCTGGTCCCCGGCCTGTACGGGATGAAGAATACAAAGTGGCTTACGAAGATCGAGGCGGTCTCCACCCAGTTCACGGGTTACTGGCAGGCGTCGGGGTGGAGCGACGAGGCGGTGGTGAAGACGACCTCGATGTTCCGTCTGCCCGGTCAGCGGCCGGTGAGGGTGGGCGGGGTGGAGTTGGGAGGCGTGGCATATGCCGGGGACCGCGGGATTGCGGAGGTCCAGGTCAGCACCAACGGTGGCAGGACCTGGGCGAGGGCCGAGGTGAAGAAACCGTTGGGCCCACACACCTGGGTGTTGTGGGCGGCGCTGTGGAGGCCAACCCGGCCCGGCGAGTACGCGCTGCAGGTGCGCGCGCGCGACGCCGGCGGGGTGATGCAGACGGCCGTGGAGGCACCCCCGGCGCCCGACGGCGCCAGCGGATACCATGCGGTGCGCGTTAGGGTGAATCCGACGTGA
- the lpdA gene encoding dihydrolipoyl dehydrogenase, which produces MKSNPYDLVVIGGGPAGYVGAIRAAQLGLRTAVVERHKLGGVCLHYGCVPTKVLLHTAELVEKLKKAQALGIETGPVRVDYARLQKRKATVVEGLYKGVQYLMRKYKIDVLEGTGSLLGRTRIGVASTDGSETEIEAKHALLATGSAPRSVPGVVLDNERVLDSTGALALAEVPRTIAILGAGAIGVEFASLFAALGSEVTLIELLPTLLPLEDPEIGRTMERLFARRGMRIHTGATAGGVARSGDGLAITLNRGGETTGVEADYLLVAVGRGPVTDGLGLETVGVETQKGAVVVDAQLRTSVPEIYAVGDVIARPFRLAHVASDEAIHAVETIAGVESRSIDYQAVPRPTFSIPQVSSMGLSEQQAQDAGHEVKVGRFAFQANSKATIEGERDGFVKVVTDRRTGEILGTHMLGPAVTELLAEGVLARHLEGTVVELGGAIHAHPTLSEAMREAALDALGKAVHG; this is translated from the coding sequence GTGAAGTCGAATCCTTATGATCTCGTAGTCATCGGCGGAGGTCCGGCCGGGTACGTCGGCGCGATCCGAGCAGCACAACTGGGGCTGCGCACAGCGGTCGTCGAGCGCCACAAGCTGGGCGGCGTCTGCCTTCACTACGGCTGCGTCCCCACCAAGGTGTTGCTGCACACCGCCGAGCTGGTAGAGAAGCTGAAGAAGGCCCAGGCTTTGGGGATCGAGACCGGGCCGGTGCGCGTGGACTACGCACGCCTGCAGAAGCGCAAGGCGACCGTGGTGGAAGGCCTGTACAAGGGCGTTCAGTACCTGATGCGCAAGTACAAGATTGACGTCCTTGAGGGTACCGGCAGTCTGTTGGGCCGTACCCGCATCGGCGTGGCGTCCACTGACGGCTCCGAAACCGAGATCGAGGCCAAGCACGCGCTCCTGGCGACCGGGTCCGCGCCCCGGAGCGTTCCCGGGGTCGTCCTGGATAACGAGCGCGTGCTCGACAGCACCGGCGCACTGGCGCTAGCCGAGGTGCCCAGGACGATCGCGATCCTCGGCGCCGGCGCGATCGGCGTGGAGTTCGCCAGCCTTTTCGCCGCGCTGGGCAGCGAGGTTACCTTGATCGAGCTTCTCCCGACCCTGCTCCCACTGGAGGACCCCGAAATAGGACGGACCATGGAGCGGCTGTTCGCGCGGAGGGGAATGAGGATCCACACGGGCGCCACCGCCGGTGGCGTTGCCCGCTCCGGCGACGGGTTGGCCATCACGCTGAACCGCGGAGGGGAGACAACAGGCGTGGAGGCCGACTACCTGCTCGTGGCGGTGGGCCGGGGTCCGGTCACGGACGGCCTGGGGCTGGAGACGGTCGGCGTCGAGACGCAGAAGGGCGCCGTTGTGGTGGACGCCCAACTGCGCACCTCCGTGCCCGAGATATACGCGGTAGGCGACGTCATCGCCCGCCCGTTCCGGCTGGCGCACGTTGCCTCCGACGAAGCGATCCACGCGGTTGAAACGATCGCCGGTGTCGAAAGCAGGTCCATAGATTACCAGGCCGTCCCGCGGCCCACATTCTCAATACCCCAGGTATCCTCGATGGGGCTTTCAGAGCAGCAGGCGCAGGATGCCGGACATGAGGTCAAGGTCGGGCGCTTCGCCTTCCAGGCCAACAGCAAGGCGACGATCGAGGGTGAGCGCGATGGGTTCGTCAAAGTGGTGACGGACCGCCGGACCGGCGAAATCCTGGGCACACACATGCTGGGCCCTGCGGTCACAGAGCTGCTGGCGGAAGGGGTACTTGCGAGGCACCTGGAGGGAACGGTGGTGGAGCTGGGCGGCGCGATCCACGCGCACCCAACGCTCTCTGAGGCTATGAGGGAGGCGGCGCTGGACGCGTTGGGAAAGGCCGTGCATGGGTAG
- the lipA gene encoding lipoyl synthase gives MGSRRPPWLKVRLPGGENFADLTRIMRRGGMHTVCEEARCPNIGECWDRRTATFLILGDTCTRRCRYCAVVHGRPGAPDEGEPERVADAAAAMGLRHAVVTSVNRDDLKDGGAGIYAATIRAMRHRLPDCTVEVLVPDFNGDPEALRAVLEANPEILGHNLEAVRRVFGGVRPGGNYDRSVELLRRCREWGYNSFTKSGIIVGMGETEDELLEAMDDLRAVDCDVLTLGQYLQPGGGFLPIARYYTPEEFAALREEGLRRGFRYVEAGPLVRSSYRADAQAQAVRRRC, from the coding sequence ATGGGTAGCCGGCGCCCCCCGTGGCTGAAGGTCCGCCTGCCTGGAGGCGAAAACTTCGCCGACCTGACCCGGATCATGCGACGCGGAGGGATGCACACCGTCTGCGAGGAGGCCCGGTGCCCCAACATCGGCGAGTGCTGGGACCGCCGGACCGCGACGTTCCTCATTCTGGGTGATACCTGCACCCGCCGCTGCCGGTACTGCGCGGTTGTCCACGGGAGGCCCGGCGCGCCGGATGAGGGCGAGCCCGAGCGGGTCGCCGACGCGGCCGCCGCCATGGGCCTGCGCCACGCGGTTGTGACCTCGGTGAACCGTGACGATCTAAAGGATGGCGGCGCGGGCATCTACGCCGCCACGATCCGCGCCATGCGCCACAGACTCCCCGATTGTACCGTGGAGGTGCTCGTTCCCGACTTCAATGGCGACCCCGAAGCGCTGCGCGCTGTCCTGGAGGCCAACCCGGAGATCCTGGGGCACAATCTGGAGGCCGTGCGCAGGGTGTTTGGGGGCGTGCGGCCCGGCGGCAACTACGACCGGTCCGTCGAACTGCTCCGACGGTGCAGGGAGTGGGGGTACAACTCGTTTACCAAGAGCGGCATCATCGTTGGTATGGGAGAAACCGAGGACGAGCTGCTGGAGGCAATGGACGACCTGCGGGCGGTGGACTGCGACGTGCTGACATTGGGTCAGTACCTGCAGCCGGGAGGCGGCTTCCTGCCGATTGCCCGCTACTACACTCCCGAAGAGTTCGCCGCCCTGCGCGAAGAGGGCCTGCGCCGCGGATTCAGGTACGTGGAGGCCGGTCCTCTTGTGCGCTCCTCCTATAGGGCCGACGCGCAGGCGCAGGCGGTGCGCCGCCGTTGCTGA
- the moeB gene encoding molybdopterin-synthase adenylyltransferase MoeB, whose protein sequence is MLNEEQLARYSRQLILEEVGISGQRRLLDGRVLVVGAGGLGSPAALYLTAAGVGTIGIVDGDRVDSSNLHRQLLHRTRDLGCPKTESAARTLEEINPGITVVTFPTVLSSANALEIIGQFDVVVNGSDNFPTRYLINDACVLLRRPLVDASVLRWEGQATVYLPGRGCYRCLFPTPPPPGAVPSCAEAGVIGAVAGHMGTIQAIETVKLLLGVGESLANRLLLVDALAGETRAVRWRRNPECPVCGDHPTITALIEYEEFCGLPGRPHASATAVAPDPVAEVDPHEASLMLEQGAQLIDVREPWEWTSSRIPGARLIPVAEVSMRASEIDPNRPVIVLCAVGGRSAGVVEVLRKAGYARVYNLAGGIIAWANLGLPTETGPGQG, encoded by the coding sequence TTGCTGAACGAGGAGCAGCTCGCCCGCTACTCCAGGCAGTTGATCCTCGAGGAGGTGGGGATCTCCGGCCAGCGCCGCCTGCTCGATGGCAGGGTCCTGGTAGTGGGCGCGGGCGGGCTGGGCTCGCCGGCAGCGCTCTACCTGACCGCGGCCGGTGTGGGTACCATCGGGATCGTGGACGGCGATCGGGTGGACAGCTCCAACCTTCACCGTCAGCTTCTCCACCGCACGCGCGATCTCGGCTGCCCCAAGACCGAGTCCGCCGCGCGAACCCTCGAGGAGATCAATCCAGGTATCACCGTGGTGACGTTCCCGACGGTGCTCTCCTCGGCCAACGCCCTCGAGATCATCGGCCAGTTTGACGTGGTGGTCAACGGCAGCGACAACTTCCCCACGCGCTACCTGATCAACGACGCGTGCGTGCTGCTCCGCAGGCCGCTTGTGGACGCCAGCGTCTTGAGGTGGGAGGGCCAGGCCACGGTCTACCTACCTGGGCGCGGTTGCTACCGCTGCCTGTTTCCCACCCCGCCTCCTCCGGGTGCGGTGCCCTCCTGTGCCGAGGCCGGCGTCATCGGCGCGGTGGCCGGGCACATGGGTACCATCCAGGCCATCGAGACGGTAAAACTGCTGCTCGGCGTCGGTGAGAGCTTGGCCAACCGATTGCTGTTGGTGGACGCGCTCGCCGGCGAGACGCGCGCCGTCCGGTGGCGCCGGAATCCGGAATGCCCGGTCTGCGGAGATCACCCGACGATCACGGCGCTGATTGAGTACGAGGAGTTCTGCGGCCTGCCGGGCCGGCCGCACGCGTCGGCCACGGCCGTCGCCCCTGATCCGGTCGCCGAGGTGGATCCGCACGAGGCCAGTCTGATGCTCGAGCAGGGAGCCCAGTTGATAGACGTGCGCGAGCCCTGGGAGTGGACTTCTTCCCGCATACCCGGCGCCCGACTCATTCCGGTGGCAGAGGTGTCCATGCGTGCATCGGAGATCGACCCGAACCGGCCCGTGATCGTGCTGTGCGCGGTCGGGGGCCGCAGCGCCGGGGTGGTCGAGGTGCTCCGCAAGGCAGGCTATGCTCGGGTCTACAACCTGGCAGGCGGAATCATCGCGTGGGCGAATCTCGGCCTGCCCACCGAGACCGGCCCGGGACAGGGATAG
- a CDS encoding zinc-binding dehydrogenase has product MLDLVEVAVPSPGPGEVVVRIRAALTCGTDLKTYRRGHPRVAFGPFGHEAAGDIAAVGKGVEGFALGQPVAFVHTAGCGRCEPCRRGHENLCATLFAEIALGAYGDFLRLPARIVSRHLFPKPEGLSYLEAAFLEPLACVVHAWERLEPVAGASVAVIGLGPIGLLHVHEARRRGHEVIAVGRRPTGLALAERAGAGHVLDSSTAEVGQALRTLTGGGPDLVIECTGSPDVWNAAPDWSAPGGRVLLFGGLPGESRVAFDATRLHYGEVDLVSAFHYRTANVRQALHLLATGAVRPFDMITGERPLGAIGEVFEDLDRGVGTKYAVLPEGEA; this is encoded by the coding sequence GTGCTTGACCTGGTAGAGGTGGCCGTGCCATCGCCTGGCCCGGGCGAGGTGGTCGTGCGCATAAGAGCCGCGCTGACCTGCGGCACCGATCTCAAGACCTACCGGAGAGGGCATCCCCGGGTTGCATTTGGGCCCTTCGGCCACGAGGCGGCCGGGGACATCGCCGCCGTGGGCAAGGGTGTCGAGGGGTTTGCGTTAGGGCAGCCGGTGGCGTTCGTGCACACCGCCGGGTGCGGGCGGTGCGAGCCGTGCCGGCGCGGGCATGAGAACCTGTGCGCGACCCTCTTCGCTGAGATCGCGCTCGGCGCCTACGGTGACTTCCTGCGCCTGCCGGCGCGTATCGTAAGCCGGCACCTCTTCCCAAAGCCGGAGGGCCTGTCCTACCTTGAGGCGGCGTTCCTCGAGCCGCTGGCCTGCGTCGTCCATGCCTGGGAGCGGCTGGAACCGGTCGCCGGTGCGTCGGTGGCCGTGATCGGTTTGGGACCGATCGGTCTGCTGCACGTTCATGAAGCGCGGCGCCGAGGTCACGAGGTGATCGCGGTGGGGCGCCGGCCGACTGGGCTGGCGCTTGCCGAGCGGGCAGGGGCGGGCCACGTATTGGATTCCTCGACGGCCGAGGTCGGTCAGGCGCTGCGCACCCTGACAGGCGGAGGGCCCGACCTGGTCATCGAGTGCACCGGCTCCCCCGATGTCTGGAACGCTGCGCCTGACTGGTCTGCGCCTGGAGGCCGAGTCCTGCTCTTCGGCGGGCTTCCGGGCGAAAGCCGAGTGGCGTTCGATGCCACTCGGCTCCACTATGGCGAGGTGGATCTCGTCAGTGCCTTCCACTACCGTACCGCGAACGTCCGGCAGGCGCTTCATCTCCTGGCCACCGGCGCGGTGAGGCCATTTGACATGATCACCGGTGAGCGGCCCCTGGGCGCCATTGGTGAGGTCTTTGAAGACCTGGACCGCGGGGTCGGGACCAAGTACGCGGTTCTGCCCGAGGGTGAGGCGTGA
- a CDS encoding alcohol dehydrogenase catalytic domain-containing protein, translating to MAPPATALAAVFHGPGDLRLEEVVVPSPGPGELLIRITACGLCTGEIMDWYLARKAPVPLGHEPVGVVVEAGPGAAFRPGERVFVHHHAPCMSCRACRRGDHVHCPAWAPRRLIPGGLATLALAQAPAVTADTLRLPPELSDDAATFVEPLATVVKSIRRARIRDGDRILMIGMGVMGLLHLLALRAMAAPSVLIGADRLPARAAIAARYADVVADTSRQSLGEVVREATGGDGADVAIIGPGTVEALEAGCGSLAAGGTLVVFAPTPPEARWPLPVHDLYFKEITITPTYSAGPEDTREALRLLAAGLQVEPLVTHRFPLSEAGEGYRLLREAGAALKVVVRP from the coding sequence ATGGCGCCTCCGGCGACCGCGCTCGCCGCGGTCTTTCACGGACCAGGGGATCTGCGGTTGGAGGAGGTGGTGGTTCCTTCGCCCGGCCCCGGCGAGTTGCTGATCCGCATCACCGCATGCGGGCTCTGCACGGGCGAGATCATGGACTGGTACCTTGCCCGCAAGGCTCCGGTGCCCCTGGGCCACGAGCCGGTGGGCGTGGTGGTTGAAGCCGGACCCGGAGCGGCGTTTCGCCCGGGAGAGCGGGTCTTCGTGCACCATCACGCGCCCTGCATGTCCTGCCGGGCCTGCCGCCGCGGTGATCACGTACACTGTCCGGCCTGGGCGCCACGGCGTCTGATACCGGGCGGTCTGGCGACGCTGGCGCTGGCCCAGGCCCCGGCGGTTACCGCCGACACCCTGCGCCTGCCGCCGGAGCTATCCGACGATGCCGCCACCTTCGTCGAGCCACTTGCCACTGTTGTCAAGTCCATACGCCGCGCCAGGATCCGGGATGGCGACCGCATCCTCATGATAGGGATGGGCGTGATGGGTCTTCTGCACCTGCTGGCCCTGCGCGCGATGGCCGCGCCATCGGTTCTGATCGGCGCCGACCGGCTCCCGGCGCGCGCGGCGATCGCGGCCCGGTATGCCGACGTGGTGGCCGACACCTCACGACAGAGCTTGGGCGAGGTGGTGCGCGAGGCAACCGGCGGAGATGGCGCGGACGTAGCGATAATCGGCCCGGGCACGGTTGAGGCATTGGAGGCCGGCTGCGGCAGTCTTGCGGCCGGCGGGACCCTGGTGGTCTTCGCTCCTACGCCGCCGGAGGCGCGATGGCCGCTGCCGGTTCATGACCTCTACTTCAAGGAGATAACAATCACGCCGACCTATTCCGCGGGTCCGGAGGATACGCGCGAGGCGCTGCGCCTGCTCGCAGCCGGTCTGCAGGTTGAACCTCTCGTGACGCACCGCTTCCCGCTTTCGGAGGCAGGGGAGGGGTACCGCCTGCTGCGTGAGGCCGGAGCCGCCCTCAAGGTGGTGGTGCGGCCGTGA
- a CDS encoding cupin domain-containing protein yields the protein MKPLVARFDPARFRWKGFPSVPYKATARGPLAWRGVERFVLVGERDEPAAFQLRYFEIAPGGYSSLEQHRHAHAVLVLRGRGRVRIGNAEHRVGAMDFIFIPPGTPHQFRAGKEPFGFLCPVDAVRDRPRPVRTSLPKAAAAKRAPRRLARPASRRYD from the coding sequence GTGAAGCCGCTTGTCGCGCGCTTCGATCCTGCGCGGTTCCGCTGGAAGGGGTTTCCCTCGGTTCCCTACAAGGCGACCGCCCGCGGGCCACTGGCATGGCGCGGGGTCGAGCGGTTTGTGCTGGTAGGCGAGAGGGACGAGCCCGCGGCCTTCCAACTGCGGTACTTCGAGATCGCTCCTGGCGGCTACTCGTCGCTGGAGCAGCACCGCCACGCGCACGCGGTGCTCGTCCTGCGCGGCCGTGGCAGAGTACGCATAGGCAACGCCGAGCACAGGGTTGGAGCCATGGACTTCATCTTCATACCTCCTGGGACACCCCACCAGTTCCGGGCAGGCAAGGAGCCCTTTGGGTTCCTCTGCCCGGTGGATGCGGTACGCGATCGGCCCAGGCCGGTGCGTACGTCTCTTCCGAAGGCGGCGGCTGCGAAGCGCGCCCCAAGACGCCTTGCACGGCCGGCCTCGCGCCGCTATGATTAG
- a CDS encoding NifU family protein — translation MQSRVERVLDTIRPYIQGDGGDIELVGVADGIVQVRLVGACVGCMHAMMTLQSGIERMVKQEIPEIRGVEAVPF, via the coding sequence CTGCAGAGCAGGGTGGAGCGGGTGCTGGATACCATCCGGCCCTACATCCAGGGCGACGGCGGCGACATCGAGCTGGTGGGTGTGGCCGACGGCATCGTGCAGGTACGCCTGGTAGGCGCGTGCGTGGGGTGCATGCACGCTATGATGACGTTGCAGTCAGGGATCGAGCGAATGGTGAAGCAGGAGATCCCAGAAATCCGTGGGGTGGAAGCGGTCCCCTTCTAG